A window of Sebastes umbrosus isolate fSebUmb1 chromosome 3, fSebUmb1.pri, whole genome shotgun sequence contains these coding sequences:
- the crybb1l2 gene encoding crystallin, beta B1, like 2 — protein MSAGGEKSKSASQTDGKAAQNKMSEMGMMAYKMCVFDQENFQGRCIEINAECMNVCDMGMDRVRSLRVDCGPFVGFEQMNFCGEMFILEKGEYPRWDSWSNCQKNDYLLSFRPVRMDPEKHKICLYEVGEFKGRKMEIMDDDVPSLYSYGFTDRVGSIMVSCGTWVGYQFPGYRGSQYLLEKGEFRHFNEFGARCPMMQSMRRIRDMQWHPHGCYTMSSK, from the exons ATGTCTGCTGGAGGAGAGAAATCCAAGTCTGCTTCCCAGACTGATGGGAAAGCGGCTCAGAACAAGATGTCTGAGATGGGCATGATGGCCTACAag ATGTGTGTGTTCGACCAGGAGAACTTCCAGGGCCGCTGCATTGAGATCAACGCcgagtgtatgaatgtgtgcgACATGGGAATGGACAGGGTGCGCTCCCTGCGCGTCGACTGTGGGCC cttTGTGGGCTTTGAGCAGATGAACTTCTGCGGAGAGATGTTCATCCTGGAGAAGGGCGAGTACCCCCGCTGGGACTCCTGGAGCAACTGCCAGAAGAACGACTACCTGCTGTCCTTCAGGCCCGTCCGCATG GACCCAGAGAAGCACAAGATCTGCCTGTATGAGGTCGGAGAGTTCAAGGGTCGTAAGATGGAGATCATGGACGATGATGTCCCCAGCCTGTACTCCTATGGTTTCACCGATAGAGTGGGAAGCATCATGGTCAGCTGTGGAAC TTGGGTGGGTTACCAGTTCCCCGGCTACCGTGGCAGCCAGTACCTGCTGGAGAAGGGCGAATTCAGGCATTTCAACGAGTTTGGCGCCCGCTGCCCCATGATGCAGTCCATGAGGCGCATCCGCGACATGCAGTGGCACCCACATGGCTGCTACACCATGTCCTCCAAGTGA